The Sandaracinaceae bacterium genome window below encodes:
- the thiO gene encoding glycine oxidase ThiO, with protein MGCTAALRLAQAGLSVCVLERSVPGAEASTAAAGILAPLMEAEDVGPALRLGLRSAALYAQLASELREGHALEIGHRVTGLLRLALAHEHDGVAALEEHAARLLGSGLPATRGVALIDGDEARRREPELSQDVQAALELPGEGQVDPRLLLPALSMAAERLGVRFVTDCVVREVLTEGGRARGVRLDAEVLHSEHVVVAAGSWTSLVPGVPLPSVTILPVKGQVMRTHARPRLLERVVFGAGGYLVPRAAGDVLVGATTERVGFVRGVTLAGLAELITIATRIAPRLAGCNVLDHWAGFRPGTPDGLPLVGPTPVSNLWLASGHYRNGILLAPVTAEILCAQLLGQPLGALASDARALDPRRFPPGEARSQA; from the coding sequence ATGGGATGCACCGCCGCGCTGCGTCTGGCGCAAGCCGGGCTCTCGGTGTGCGTGCTGGAGCGCAGCGTGCCGGGAGCCGAGGCGTCCACCGCAGCGGCCGGCATCTTGGCGCCCTTGATGGAGGCCGAAGACGTGGGCCCCGCGCTGCGCCTGGGGCTGCGCTCGGCGGCGTTGTATGCGCAGCTGGCCAGTGAGTTGCGCGAGGGGCACGCGCTCGAGATCGGGCACCGGGTCACGGGGCTGCTGCGCCTGGCGCTCGCCCACGAGCACGACGGCGTGGCGGCGCTCGAAGAACACGCGGCGCGCCTGCTGGGTAGCGGCTTGCCGGCAACGCGCGGGGTGGCGCTCATCGATGGCGACGAGGCGCGCCGACGCGAGCCCGAGCTGTCGCAGGACGTGCAGGCCGCGCTCGAGCTGCCGGGGGAAGGGCAGGTGGACCCGCGCCTGCTGCTGCCCGCGCTGAGCATGGCCGCCGAACGCCTGGGCGTGCGCTTCGTGACCGACTGCGTGGTGCGCGAGGTGCTGACCGAGGGCGGCCGAGCGCGCGGCGTGCGGCTCGACGCGGAGGTCCTCCATAGCGAGCACGTGGTGGTGGCCGCAGGCTCGTGGACCAGCTTGGTGCCGGGCGTCCCGCTGCCCAGCGTGACCATCCTGCCGGTCAAGGGGCAGGTCATGCGCACCCACGCGCGGCCGCGTCTGCTGGAGCGCGTGGTGTTCGGTGCCGGCGGCTACCTGGTGCCGCGCGCCGCGGGCGATGTGCTGGTGGGCGCCACCACCGAGCGTGTGGGCTTCGTGCGCGGCGTCACGCTCGCGGGGTTGGCCGAGCTCATCACCATCGCCACGCGCATCGCGCCGCGCTTGGCGGGCTGCAACGTGTTGGACCACTGGGCCGGGTTCCGCCCGGGCACACCCGATGGGCTGCCCTTGGTGGGGCCCACTCCGGTCAGCAACTTGTGGCTGGCGAGCGGTCACTACCGCAACGGCATCCTCTTGGCGCCGGTCACCGCCGAGATCCTGTGTGCCCAGCTGCTGGGCCAGCCGCTGGGTGCGTTGGCCAGCGACGCACGCGCGCTCGACCCGCGGCGGTTTCCCCCAGGCGAAGCACGGAGCCAGGCATGA
- a CDS encoding alpha/beta hydrolase: MSDESHTRSGHAAFLDIEAAVDDGAPRSFFVDANGIRHHVLEWLPPAGVTPRGEAVLLCHGFLDFAHSYVLVAVPLAALGYRVLAFDWRGHGQSSWVAPSGYYHFPDYVQDLERLLPQLVAADEPVHLVGHSMGATACAMFAGVRSERLRSVSLLEGLGPPSSPLESAPDRYKSWLTSCARVEEKPETLIADLDDALRRMRVQNSQLGGAFGRFLAGKATQPAAEGKLTWRFDPRHRTMSPLPFRAEMFCAFLARIKAPTLVLLGEKGYRLADEAARLAVMHEPTVREIAATGHMLHWFAPEAVLESLTAHFARATQAAQSSS; this comes from the coding sequence ATGAGCGACGAGAGCCACACGCGCAGCGGTCACGCTGCCTTCTTGGACATCGAGGCCGCCGTGGACGACGGTGCGCCGCGCTCGTTCTTCGTGGACGCGAACGGCATCCGCCACCACGTGCTCGAGTGGCTGCCGCCGGCGGGGGTCACGCCGCGCGGTGAGGCGGTGCTGCTGTGCCACGGCTTCCTCGACTTCGCGCACAGCTACGTGCTGGTGGCGGTGCCGCTCGCGGCGCTGGGCTACCGCGTGCTGGCCTTCGACTGGCGCGGACACGGGCAGAGCAGCTGGGTGGCTCCGAGCGGCTACTACCACTTCCCAGACTACGTGCAGGACCTCGAGCGCCTCTTGCCGCAGCTGGTGGCGGCCGACGAGCCCGTGCACCTGGTGGGCCACTCCATGGGCGCCACGGCCTGCGCCATGTTCGCGGGCGTGCGCAGTGAGCGGCTGCGCTCCGTGTCGCTTCTGGAGGGCCTCGGGCCGCCCAGCTCACCGCTCGAGAGCGCGCCGGACCGCTACAAGAGCTGGCTCACGTCGTGCGCGCGCGTGGAAGAGAAGCCCGAGACGCTGATCGCGGATCTCGACGACGCGTTGCGCCGCATGCGGGTGCAGAACAGCCAGCTGGGCGGCGCGTTCGGGCGCTTCCTGGCGGGCAAGGCCACGCAGCCGGCGGCGGAGGGGAAGCTCACGTGGCGCTTCGACCCGCGCCACCGGACCATGTCGCCGCTGCCCTTCAGGGCCGAGATGTTCTGTGCGTTCCTGGCACGCATCAAGGCGCCCACGCTGGTGCTGCTGGGCGAGAAGGGCTACCGCCTGGCCGACGAGGCCGCGCGCTTGGCGGTGATGCACGAGCCCACGGTGCGCGAGATCGCGGCCACGGGGCACATGCTGCACTGGTTCGCGCCGGAGGCCGTGCTCGAGTCGCTGACAGCGCACTTCGCGCGAGCCACTCAGGCTGCTCAGTCGTCCAGCTGA